A portion of the Chromobacterium sp. IIBBL 290-4 genome contains these proteins:
- the ubiA gene encoding 4-hydroxybenzoate octaprenyltransferase has protein sequence MISLATLRDRYDNYQQLMRWDKPIGTLLLLWPTLWALWMATGGKPHLPVIAIFCLGTFLMRSAGCVINDYADRDFDAHVDRTKQRPFARGAVSQKEALLLAAFLAVLSFLLVLPLNLLTKLLSVPALLVAASYPFTKRFFPMPQAVLGIAFSFGIPMGFAAETGQVPLLAWVLLLANLCWVVAYDTAYAISDKPDDLKLGIKTSAITMGDYDVAGVMICHGLFLAMMAAIGVHLALAWPYYAGLAIAVALIGLQYRDIKNRDRALCFKAFLDNNRVGAVVFAGVALSYLV, from the coding sequence GTGATTTCGCTCGCCACGCTCCGCGACCGCTACGACAACTACCAGCAGCTGATGCGCTGGGACAAGCCCATCGGCACCCTGCTGCTGCTATGGCCCACGCTGTGGGCGCTGTGGATGGCCACCGGCGGCAAGCCGCATCTGCCGGTCATCGCCATCTTCTGCCTGGGCACCTTCCTGATGCGCTCGGCCGGCTGCGTGATCAACGATTACGCCGACCGCGACTTCGACGCCCACGTAGACCGCACCAAGCAGCGTCCCTTCGCCCGCGGCGCGGTCAGCCAAAAGGAAGCGCTTCTGCTGGCGGCCTTCCTCGCCGTTCTGTCTTTCCTGCTGGTGCTGCCGCTGAACCTGCTGACCAAGCTGCTGAGCGTGCCGGCGCTGCTGGTAGCGGCCAGCTACCCCTTCACCAAGCGCTTTTTCCCGATGCCGCAAGCGGTGCTGGGCATTGCCTTCTCCTTCGGCATCCCCATGGGCTTCGCCGCCGAAACCGGGCAGGTCCCGCTGCTGGCCTGGGTCCTGCTGCTGGCCAATCTGTGCTGGGTGGTCGCCTACGACACCGCCTACGCCATCAGCGACAAGCCGGATGACCTGAAACTGGGCATCAAAACCTCGGCCATCACCATGGGCGACTACGATGTGGCCGGCGTGATGATCTGCCATGGCCTGTTTCTGGCCATGATGGCCGCCATCGGCGTCCACCTGGCGCTGGCCTGGCCCTACTACGCAGGACTGGCCATTGCCGTGGCGTTGATCGGCCTGCAATACCGCGACATCAAGAACCGCGATCGCGCGCTGTGCTTCAAGGCCTTTCTGGACAACAACCGCGTCGGCGCGGTGGTGTTCGCCGGCGTGGCGCTGAGCTATCTGGTGTAA
- a CDS encoding chorismate lyase codes for MVNKAPWRAAPPDLPASVLDCLTEPASLSLRLQAGGHRFAVQVLEQGASQTQPDEAVLLGLPAGAPVYARHVALTLNDVPVVYARSAIHRDCPAWLPVLARGSRSLGLTLFGELPELRREPLLYQMLASGHPLARSAAAIEAGAAYPARRCRFLLNDAPLLLTELFLPALKDFL; via the coding sequence ATGGTTAACAAAGCCCCCTGGCGCGCCGCGCCGCCCGATCTGCCCGCCTCCGTTCTGGACTGCCTGACCGAACCCGCCTCGCTGAGCTTGCGGCTGCAAGCCGGCGGCCACCGCTTCGCCGTCCAGGTGCTGGAGCAAGGCGCGAGCCAAACCCAGCCCGACGAAGCCGTCCTGCTGGGCCTGCCTGCCGGCGCGCCGGTGTATGCCCGCCATGTGGCGCTGACGCTGAACGACGTGCCGGTGGTGTACGCCCGCAGCGCCATCCATCGCGACTGCCCCGCCTGGCTGCCTGTGTTGGCGCGCGGCAGCCGCTCCCTGGGGCTGACCCTGTTTGGCGAGCTGCCTGAATTGCGCCGCGAGCCGCTGCTATACCAAATGCTGGCAAGCGGCCACCCGCTGGCCCGCTCCGCCGCCGCCATCGAGGCCGGCGCGGCGTATCCGGCGCGCCGTTGCCGCTTTCTGCTCAATGACGCCCCGCTATTGCTGACCGAACTGTTTTTGCCCGCGCTGAAGGATTTCCTGTGA